In Zhaonella formicivorans, one DNA window encodes the following:
- a CDS encoding S8 family peptidase: MPNRHEHLWIPDGEVVNLPYEPQGRDKDMGLEPAEHGSKLSLGLQNILSTFERIRSNDSLGADDIMVFKVLLPEGQKIDNAMRQKFLEGEGLKINAVKDSRQVIVSTKKSMFERLTNRVNTYKNSGRLKNFQYIEGFEPYTSEEKQAATLRRHLIELGENIQIDIQMMLLPKMDHISQEKAVGTLMKKIIQLEGKVIDEAYELSDGTAVIRAMMPMNMVSIIADDLAIYRVEETRFFSDLDTSGFNPFKEVLKRNSNVDVNGLPIVAILDTGIKFPPELEDLVIEHWAPKGVTMGSGDHGTKVASKVVFGNLGYQLASKVFTPRARVIDCCVIDGKVPENVMIKRLQDAVERYKDIASIFNFSANADKPIDGDEISITGYELDNLMLKYGVQFVISAGNHYVWRTASTLDDILDDDDTQIASPADSMLGITVGSIVGVDHGGSISNTNMIAPYSRKGPGFAGLRKPDLVAYGATLLPGGRVARDQYSVLIGPNGIFCDDAGTSFTAPDVSGALADILSIVPNKDVLLAKALLYHGAQPVWDNNKITSEEATYIANLYGRGLVNPDISKFSSDNRVTFVRTGELNKKTKQIVKFHMPSILENIKGRNIVRVAVTCVTKPPVDKSKGENYLSAYIEASLHKIDTKGKKPSANPNIKEGRMKWDTCYHFEKIFSNFSAGDWEVWLVLHTRWEIDEEMNIPYGLAVTVEELSGKIDIYTEIRNEVAGRFMPLSNVRIPISF, from the coding sequence ATGCCGAATAGACATGAGCATTTATGGATACCGGATGGCGAGGTTGTAAATTTACCTTATGAACCTCAGGGGAGAGATAAAGACATGGGACTTGAACCTGCGGAACATGGAAGTAAACTTTCACTTGGTCTTCAAAACATTCTATCAACCTTTGAACGTATTAGGAGCAACGACTCACTTGGCGCAGACGATATAATGGTTTTTAAAGTACTTTTGCCGGAAGGACAAAAAATTGATAATGCAATGCGACAGAAATTTTTAGAAGGAGAAGGCCTTAAAATAAATGCTGTTAAAGATAGCCGTCAAGTAATTGTTTCCACGAAAAAGTCCATGTTTGAACGATTGACAAATCGAGTTAACACATACAAAAACAGTGGTAGGCTAAAGAACTTTCAGTATATTGAGGGATTTGAGCCTTATACTTCAGAAGAAAAGCAGGCCGCAACTCTACGGAGACATTTAATTGAGTTGGGTGAAAATATTCAAATTGATATTCAAATGATGTTGCTTCCTAAAATGGATCATATCAGCCAAGAAAAAGCAGTAGGTACTCTGATGAAAAAAATTATACAGTTGGAAGGCAAAGTTATTGATGAAGCATACGAACTTTCGGATGGAACAGCAGTAATTCGTGCAATGATGCCTATGAATATGGTAAGTATCATTGCTGATGACTTGGCTATTTACCGTGTTGAAGAAACCCGCTTTTTTTCAGATTTAGATACTAGTGGTTTTAATCCTTTCAAAGAAGTTTTAAAAAGGAATTCAAACGTAGATGTAAATGGCTTGCCTATTGTTGCAATCCTTGACACGGGAATTAAATTTCCGCCCGAATTGGAAGATCTTGTTATAGAACACTGGGCTCCTAAAGGTGTTACTATGGGTAGTGGTGACCATGGAACCAAAGTAGCCAGTAAAGTGGTATTTGGGAATCTAGGTTATCAACTAGCTAGCAAAGTTTTTACTCCTAGAGCAAGGGTTATTGATTGCTGTGTGATAGATGGAAAAGTTCCAGAAAATGTAATGATTAAGCGTTTGCAAGATGCTGTTGAAAGATATAAAGACATAGCTTCAATTTTTAATTTTTCTGCAAATGCAGACAAGCCTATAGATGGTGATGAGATTAGTATTACTGGATATGAATTGGACAACTTAATGCTTAAATATGGTGTGCAATTTGTTATTTCGGCTGGTAATCATTATGTTTGGAGGACAGCATCAACCCTTGATGATATTTTGGATGATGATGATACACAAATAGCTTCTCCTGCGGATTCAATGCTCGGAATTACTGTAGGATCTATTGTGGGGGTTGATCATGGCGGTAGTATCAGTAATACGAACATGATTGCCCCTTATTCTAGGAAGGGTCCTGGTTTTGCTGGTTTAAGGAAGCCTGATTTAGTTGCATATGGTGCCACACTTCTCCCCGGGGGAAGAGTCGCTAGAGATCAGTATTCAGTATTAATTGGTCCAAATGGCATATTTTGTGATGATGCAGGGACAAGCTTTACTGCCCCCGATGTTTCTGGAGCCTTGGCAGATATCTTATCAATCGTACCGAATAAGGATGTCTTATTGGCAAAGGCCTTATTATATCATGGGGCACAGCCTGTATGGGATAATAACAAAATAACAAGTGAAGAGGCTACATATATAGCAAATCTTTATGGTAGAGGCTTAGTCAATCCGGATATTAGTAAGTTTTCGTCAGATAATAGGGTGACATTTGTCCGAACGGGTGAACTGAATAAGAAAACTAAGCAAATAGTTAAATTTCATATGCCATCGATATTAGAAAATATAAAAGGACGTAACATTGTTAGGGTAGCGGTAACATGTGTAACTAAGCCGCCTGTTGATAAAAGTAAAGGGGAAAATTATCTTAGTGCGTATATAGAGGCTTCACTTCATAAAATTGATACTAAAGGGAAAAAGCCTAGCGCAAACCCCAATATAAAGGAAGGCCGGATGAAATGGGATACTTGTTATCATTTTGAGAAGATTTTTTCAAACTTTTCAGCGGGAGATTGGGAAGTCTGGCTTGTTTTACATACTCGCTGGGAAATAGATGAAGAAATGAACATCCCATATGGCCTTGCTGTTACCGTCGAAGAGCTGAGTGGTAAGATTGACATATATACTGAAATCAGGAACGAAGTTGCTGGAAGGTTTATGCCACTCAGCAACGTAAGAATTCCAATTTCTTTTTAA
- a CDS encoding VRR-NUC domain-containing protein, whose product MSEKAVVNAIIAYLQGLEGCFAWKEHGGMYGTAGLPDIICCYKGRFVGIEVKKPGGKLTKLQEITLRDIERAGGVADKVSSLKEVIELLNALQGGGL is encoded by the coding sequence ATGTCTGAAAAGGCTGTAGTTAATGCAATTATTGCATATTTGCAGGGGCTGGAAGGCTGCTTTGCCTGGAAGGAGCATGGCGGCATGTATGGTACTGCCGGATTGCCGGACATTATCTGTTGCTATAAAGGCAGGTTTGTTGGAATCGAAGTAAAAAAGCCCGGAGGCAAATTGACGAAGCTTCAGGAGATAACTCTTCGGGATATAGAGCGGGCTGGCGGTGTGGCAGATAAGGTAAGCTCGCTGAAAGAAGTTATCGAACTATTAAATGCTTTACAGGGAGGGGGCCTTTAA
- a CDS encoding DUF4406 domain-containing protein, with amino-acid sequence MGQKPLIYVCSPLRGDIERNIQRAIGYSRFVYSEGGIPLAPHAIFTQFLDDNIPKEREAGIELGLQLLRRCDELWAFGSKLSTGMAVEMAAAKTLGLKVRRFNDRCEPLEVGA; translated from the coding sequence ATGGGGCAAAAACCTTTAATATACGTCTGCTCCCCTCTTCGGGGAGATATCGAAAGAAATATTCAGCGTGCTATTGGATATAGCAGGTTTGTTTACAGCGAGGGAGGCATTCCCCTTGCCCCCCATGCTATCTTCACTCAGTTTCTTGATGACAACATACCAAAGGAGCGGGAAGCCGGAATTGAACTGGGCCTGCAGCTATTAAGGCGGTGTGATGAGCTGTGGGCCTTTGGCTCAAAGCTAAGCACAGGCATGGCGGTTGAGATGGCGGCAGCTAAAACCTTAGGATTAAAAGTCCGGCGCTTCAATGACCGCTGTGAGCCCTTGGAGGTGGGCGCATGA
- a CDS encoding bifunctional 3'-5' exonuclease/DNA polymerase: MAYELVTTLAALKEYLKPLLEGETKVVAFDFETSPIDEWRGDKDAALDPHKADITGVSLSIAPRTGIYVPIRHQTGKNAEDIGGIMLFLSKEIVQNKHIIKVAQNLSFEAMFLYKYGVVVLPPVYDTIAAAQLTLKEEMGFRELKDCGLKTLVPVLFNVELPTYIEVTEGKHFDELDPEDDETVRYACADSDFALQLYYRFNEWFDRFLPKHRFVCEEIESPTAVYTGIMKYNGIAVDRELMEQKKQEAEQKLAELKRQICEAAGRELEIGANAATDEFKRFLYEELKLPVVKTTAKFAEAADDETMVLLKEWCAVHNPVLVRFFELIQEYRKWGKIKSTYFDGYLQYINETTGRIHPDLFPLGTDTGRFASRKPNLQNAPRKDNDPIGVRNFFVARPGYKFLDFDFSQIELRVGAYFCRDKRMLEVYQKGGDIHAQTTSVIYKIPFEQAVDKAATQYKERRTIAKNCNFGVFFGLFPRGLQRTLKFKAGLEASLEECEQIIRNLKNGYPGLMRWQAETKRRAAIRKYAETALGRRRYLKGIDSEDWGVKSYWERCALNTPIQGTAADILKLALRRILEGLPERTYIKPLLQIHDELLFEVEEDKVSETADFIKACMEAVPFPEFDVPIKAEGAVGVRFGELEEMEG; the protein is encoded by the coding sequence ATGGCGTATGAGCTTGTAACAACCTTGGCTGCCTTGAAAGAATATCTGAAGCCATTATTGGAAGGCGAAACAAAGGTGGTGGCCTTCGACTTTGAGACTTCGCCCATAGATGAATGGCGTGGAGATAAGGATGCCGCCCTGGACCCGCACAAGGCAGATATTACTGGTGTTTCTTTAAGTATTGCGCCCAGAACAGGCATATATGTTCCGATTAGGCATCAGACGGGCAAAAATGCAGAGGATATAGGCGGCATTATGCTTTTCCTGTCAAAAGAAATAGTCCAAAACAAGCACATAATCAAGGTGGCGCAAAACCTGAGCTTCGAGGCGATGTTCCTGTATAAATACGGCGTTGTGGTATTGCCGCCGGTCTATGATACCATTGCGGCTGCGCAGCTTACCCTGAAGGAGGAAATGGGCTTCAGGGAGCTTAAGGACTGCGGCTTGAAAACACTGGTACCCGTGCTTTTTAATGTGGAACTTCCCACATACATCGAGGTTACTGAAGGAAAGCACTTTGACGAGTTGGATCCTGAGGATGATGAGACAGTGCGTTATGCGTGCGCAGACTCGGATTTTGCTCTCCAGCTGTATTACCGGTTTAATGAGTGGTTTGACCGGTTCCTTCCCAAGCACCGCTTTGTGTGTGAGGAAATCGAAAGCCCCACCGCAGTTTATACCGGCATCATGAAATATAACGGGATTGCTGTTGACCGGGAGCTGATGGAGCAGAAAAAGCAGGAAGCAGAACAGAAGCTTGCAGAGCTTAAGAGACAGATCTGTGAAGCGGCGGGCAGGGAGCTTGAGATTGGTGCCAATGCGGCAACGGACGAGTTTAAGCGGTTTCTTTACGAGGAACTGAAGCTGCCGGTAGTAAAAACCACTGCCAAGTTTGCAGAGGCGGCAGATGATGAAACCATGGTGCTTTTGAAGGAATGGTGCGCTGTGCATAACCCTGTGCTGGTGAGGTTCTTTGAGCTTATTCAGGAATACCGCAAGTGGGGCAAAATCAAGTCTACATATTTTGATGGCTACCTGCAGTATATAAACGAGACAACAGGACGGATTCATCCTGATTTATTCCCGCTGGGTACCGATACAGGACGTTTTGCTTCAAGGAAACCCAACCTTCAGAATGCACCCAGAAAGGACAATGACCCGATAGGGGTGAGGAACTTCTTTGTAGCACGACCGGGGTATAAGTTCCTGGACTTTGACTTTTCACAGATTGAGCTTCGCGTGGGAGCATACTTTTGCAGGGACAAAAGGATGCTGGAGGTTTATCAAAAGGGCGGGGACATCCATGCGCAGACTACCTCAGTCATCTACAAAATACCCTTTGAGCAGGCAGTGGATAAGGCAGCTACACAGTATAAGGAGCGGCGAACCATCGCAAAGAACTGCAATTTTGGCGTATTCTTCGGGCTTTTCCCCAGGGGGCTGCAGCGGACATTGAAGTTTAAGGCTGGCTTGGAGGCTTCCCTTGAGGAATGTGAACAGATAATCAGAAACCTGAAAAACGGCTACCCGGGCCTTATGCGCTGGCAGGCAGAAACCAAACGCAGAGCGGCAATCAGGAAATATGCGGAAACGGCTCTAGGAAGGCGCAGGTACTTGAAAGGCATCGACTCTGAGGACTGGGGTGTAAAAAGCTATTGGGAAAGATGCGCACTGAACACTCCAATTCAGGGAACAGCTGCAGATATTCTGAAGCTGGCGCTTCGCAGGATACTTGAGGGTTTGCCTGAGAGGACATACATCAAACCCTTGCTACAGATTCATGATGAGCTTTTGTTTGAGGTGGAGGAGGATAAGGTATCAGAGACGGCTGATTTCATTAAGGCCTGTATGGAGGCAGTTCCTTTTCCGGAGTTTGATGTGCCGATAAAGGCAGAAGGCGCAGTAGGAGTAAGGTTTGGAGAATTAGAAGAAATGGAGGGTTAA
- a CDS encoding BT4734/BF3469 family protein, translating into MKLELERLPQELKEQKCWICWRLEPKGEGEKPDKIPYNPITGRKAMSNNPATWGSFQQAVKALEKYGFSGIGFVFSKANAYVGVDIDNCRNPETGELTAEAQEIVDILSSYTEISPSGRGIHIIVKGELPKSGRKNSRTGVEMYESGRYFTMTGNRLPGTPSEVAERTEALQEVHSKYILGKRKKNSKARDKKRVSVPLSDEAVLQKAKTAQNGEEFALLWEGNWQERYASQSEADLALCMHLAFWTGRNKEQMDRLFRQSKLYREKWDKAHYADGRTYGEEVLAKAAENTADCYSPVEDKGSIVEKDGRYLKLKGDGSVLAISNFIIRPIEIIEAEEEAQVSAEVINDRGESFRRTYLTTEFGNLQKFKNVLNQNTLSLCYTGTEGDLELLKNHISKQDCQQKKGVKGIGSFLFEGRWVFVGEDRSVDAAGNEVQGIVSLKKTREIKTQLLDFPSADKHDLQKIGTALFEYNEPAKTVSIIGFCAGCFLKEKLRTLQIKFPHLVLTGEQGSGKSNTLERVIIPIFSTGIASGASKVTPFTVMKASASSNLIPQLFDEFKPSTMDKYRLETLYNHLRDAYDGHDGQRGRPDLSVMQYKLSAPIVLVGEGAPTEPAIRERCIELLFNKKDLKDAARRRAFSLLAKSSSALDRLGRSLLTQALKFDMAKIKAVHEEASRRLEEDYPSRVANNLACCVVGLRLFEEVCRELGLTFEEVSGMTMVQAEQALEFGAKEYLLDGGTYNKSVVDLTFEIFDRMGLEHEHDFNFINGGTEVGFDIKRFYDRYTKYRREHVIGNECLEYGQFIKQLKHKEYFVNYRNVRFDGESRKAYVINFDLLAKCCDMGNLEALRDKLFFKGKVSS; encoded by the coding sequence ATGAAGCTGGAACTGGAGAGGCTTCCGCAGGAGCTTAAAGAGCAGAAGTGCTGGATCTGCTGGAGGCTGGAGCCGAAGGGTGAAGGGGAAAAGCCTGACAAGATTCCATACAATCCGATAACCGGCAGGAAGGCCATGTCCAATAATCCGGCCACCTGGGGCAGCTTCCAGCAGGCGGTCAAGGCATTGGAGAAGTACGGGTTTTCCGGCATCGGTTTTGTGTTCAGCAAGGCTAATGCTTATGTGGGAGTGGACATCGACAACTGCCGCAATCCCGAAACAGGGGAACTGACAGCCGAAGCACAGGAGATCGTCGATATCCTTTCGTCTTATACGGAAATCAGCCCCTCGGGAAGAGGTATCCATATAATCGTAAAAGGCGAACTTCCCAAGTCGGGCCGGAAAAACAGCAGGACCGGCGTTGAGATGTATGAAAGCGGCAGGTATTTTACAATGACGGGCAACCGGCTACCCGGTACGCCTTCTGAAGTGGCTGAGCGGACAGAAGCCCTGCAGGAGGTGCACAGCAAGTACATTCTTGGTAAGCGTAAAAAGAATTCAAAAGCAAGGGATAAAAAGCGTGTATCAGTGCCGCTGTCCGATGAGGCGGTGCTGCAGAAGGCGAAGACGGCACAGAATGGCGAGGAATTTGCCTTGCTCTGGGAGGGCAACTGGCAGGAGAGGTATGCCTCCCAGTCGGAGGCCGATTTGGCCTTATGCATGCACCTGGCCTTCTGGACAGGACGGAACAAGGAGCAGATGGACAGGCTTTTCAGGCAGTCAAAGCTTTACCGGGAGAAATGGGACAAGGCGCACTATGCCGATGGCAGGACCTACGGAGAAGAGGTGCTGGCCAAGGCGGCGGAAAACACTGCTGACTGTTACTCTCCCGTTGAGGATAAGGGCAGCATTGTTGAAAAGGATGGCAGGTACCTGAAGCTGAAAGGCGACGGCAGCGTGCTTGCCATTTCAAACTTTATCATCAGGCCCATTGAAATTATTGAGGCTGAAGAGGAAGCGCAAGTATCGGCTGAGGTTATCAACGACCGGGGTGAAAGCTTCAGGAGGACTTACCTGACTACTGAGTTCGGCAACCTGCAGAAATTCAAAAACGTATTGAACCAGAACACCCTGTCCCTTTGTTATACCGGCACCGAGGGTGATCTGGAGCTCTTGAAAAATCATATTTCAAAACAGGATTGCCAGCAGAAGAAGGGTGTCAAGGGAATAGGCAGCTTTCTATTTGAGGGTAGGTGGGTGTTTGTCGGAGAGGATCGAAGCGTTGATGCTGCCGGAAATGAGGTTCAAGGCATCGTATCCTTGAAGAAAACGAGGGAAATCAAAACACAGCTTTTGGACTTTCCGTCTGCAGACAAGCATGACCTGCAGAAAATTGGCACAGCGTTGTTTGAATATAACGAACCGGCAAAGACGGTTTCGATTATCGGCTTCTGTGCGGGCTGTTTTCTGAAGGAAAAACTTAGAACACTGCAGATCAAATTCCCTCATCTTGTGCTTACCGGTGAACAGGGCAGCGGTAAAAGCAATACGCTGGAGAGAGTTATTATCCCCATATTCTCTACAGGCATTGCTTCAGGTGCTTCCAAAGTAACACCCTTTACTGTTATGAAGGCTTCAGCCAGCAGCAACCTGATCCCGCAGCTTTTTGACGAATTCAAGCCTTCCACCATGGACAAATACAGGCTAGAGACCCTGTACAACCACCTGCGGGATGCTTATGACGGGCATGACGGCCAGCGTGGCCGGCCGGATTTGTCGGTAATGCAGTATAAATTGTCGGCGCCCATCGTGCTGGTGGGAGAAGGCGCTCCGACGGAGCCTGCCATCAGGGAACGCTGCATTGAGCTTTTATTTAATAAAAAGGACTTGAAGGACGCGGCAAGACGCAGGGCGTTTTCACTCCTTGCCAAAAGCAGCAGTGCTCTTGACCGTCTTGGGAGGAGCTTATTAACCCAGGCGCTTAAATTTGATATGGCAAAAATCAAGGCGGTGCATGAGGAGGCAAGCCGGAGGCTTGAGGAGGATTACCCGTCTAGGGTTGCAAACAATCTCGCTTGCTGTGTTGTGGGTTTAAGGCTGTTTGAGGAGGTTTGCCGGGAACTGGGGCTGACCTTTGAGGAGGTTTCGGGCATGACCATGGTGCAGGCTGAACAGGCTCTTGAGTTTGGAGCAAAGGAGTATCTCCTGGATGGAGGCACCTACAACAAAAGCGTGGTTGATTTGACCTTTGAGATTTTTGACAGGATGGGGCTTGAACACGAGCATGATTTCAACTTCATAAACGGCGGTACCGAGGTTGGCTTCGATATTAAGCGTTTCTATGATCGTTACACAAAGTACCGAAGAGAGCATGTAATTGGTAATGAATGCCTGGAATACGGGCAGTTTATAAAACAGCTCAAGCACAAGGAATATTTTGTGAACTACCGCAATGTGAGGTTTGATGGGGAAAGTCGCAAGGCTTATGTAATCAACTTTGATTTGCTGGCAAAGTGCTGCGATATGGGCAACCTTGAAGCCTTGAGGGACAAACTGTTTTTCAAGGGAAAAGTGAGTTCGTAA
- a CDS encoding helix-turn-helix domain-containing protein — MNKLGDYIKAKRESKGLSKRALADAANISHTEIHRIEKGQRKNPSVPVLKSIAAALNIPSEELLQMAGYIENLDISSQQLEFGLKQLTSKKQKDAALKIIKDISENDDLSEDDFQDIIRQVEICIELARRKK, encoded by the coding sequence ATGAACAAATTAGGTGATTATATAAAAGCAAAAAGAGAATCAAAAGGACTTTCAAAGCGTGCCTTAGCTGATGCTGCAAATATTAGTCATACTGAAATCCATAGAATTGAGAAAGGCCAACGAAAAAATCCTTCTGTTCCCGTATTAAAATCAATTGCTGCAGCACTAAATATTCCAAGCGAAGAACTTTTGCAGATGGCCGGATATATTGAAAATTTAGATATTAGCTCTCAACAACTGGAATTTGGCTTAAAACAGCTGACTAGCAAAAAACAAAAAGATGCCGCACTCAAAATTATAAAAGATATATCTGAAAATGATGATCTATCTGAAGATGATTTTCAAGACATTATCCGCCAAGTTGAAATATGTATAGAGCTTGCCAGAAGAAAAAAATGA
- a CDS encoding phage antirepressor: protein MQNMQVFHNTEFGELRILLLDGREYFPATECAKMLGYSNPHKAIHDHCRYLTKREVPHPQNPNTMLEMNFIPEGDLYRLIVKSKLPAAERFERWVFDEVLPTIRKYGIYATEKVMDEILVNPDYGIRLLTELKLERERRKQLELENAQNKQLIGELKPKASYYDLILQNKSLVPISVIAKDYGMSARAMNKLLHELGVQYKLGDTWLLYQKYADMGYTQSKTHAIDAERSVMHTYWTQKGRLFLYDLLKNKKRLLPLIERSQKTA from the coding sequence ATGCAGAACATGCAAGTATTTCACAATACAGAATTTGGTGAATTGAGAATTTTGTTACTGGATGGTAGGGAATATTTTCCTGCAACTGAATGTGCAAAGATGCTCGGTTATAGCAATCCCCATAAAGCAATTCATGATCATTGTAGGTACCTAACGAAACGTGAGGTACCACATCCACAAAATCCGAACACTATGCTGGAAATGAATTTTATCCCAGAAGGCGACCTTTACCGGCTCATTGTGAAATCCAAGCTGCCTGCAGCAGAGCGCTTTGAGCGCTGGGTTTTTGATGAAGTATTACCTACTATCAGAAAGTATGGTATTTATGCAACGGAAAAGGTTATGGACGAAATATTAGTTAATCCGGATTACGGCATTAGGCTGCTGACGGAATTGAAATTGGAACGTGAGCGTAGAAAGCAATTGGAACTTGAAAACGCTCAAAATAAACAACTTATAGGAGAACTCAAGCCAAAAGCTTCCTATTACGATTTAATCCTCCAAAACAAATCTCTTGTCCCCATCAGCGTTATTGCGAAAGACTACGGTATGTCAGCAAGGGCGATGAACAAACTCCTTCATGAACTGGGTGTCCAGTATAAACTGGGGGATACCTGGCTCCTTTATCAGAAATATGCTGATATGGGCTATACTCAATCCAAGACCCATGCTATCGACGCAGAAAGAAGCGTGATGCACACCTACTGGACCCAGAAGGGCCGCTTGTTTCTGTATGACCTTCTAAAAAACAAAAAAAGGCTTTTGCCGTTGATTGAACGTTCGCAAAAAACTGCCTAA
- a CDS encoding DEAD/DEAH box helicase: MQHEKLHTRSSTPYGDGLGTGKTLTTIALLGRAFLNGLIRRVLIAAPLSVASVWAEEFEKFAAFDYVLAVLEGDSGKKADTIRHMTGTGLQVVVLNYESTWRLEEELRKWKPDVIVCDESSRIKNPNAKQSKALHRLAKQAKYRLILTGTPIQNNPLDFFSQYKVLDESIFGPSYYAFRSRYATMGGYGNHQIVGYKNLPELVQKAHSVAYRVTKEEALDLPEMVDETRYVTLDPQGMKIYESLEAACYAELLKGEVVVRNILTQLLRLQQVTGGFIRDDEGGPVQQVSKAKLMALEEIIEDVLGEGNKLVIFARFVPEIEAICKLLEGKGIKHSVISGEVKNRSEQVQHFQTNPEVRVFVGQIQTTGLGLTLTAASTAVFYSLDFNYANYSQARARIHRIGQRNICTYIHLVAKGTIDEKVLKALQRKEDVAKLLVDNWRTFFRR, encoded by the coding sequence ATGCAGCATGAAAAACTCCATACGAGGAGCAGCACTCCTTATGGAGATGGGTTAGGTACAGGCAAAACCCTTACCACAATCGCTTTGCTTGGCAGGGCATTTCTTAACGGCCTTATACGCCGGGTGCTTATTGCAGCGCCGCTATCGGTGGCCAGTGTGTGGGCGGAAGAATTCGAGAAGTTTGCAGCCTTCGACTATGTGCTGGCTGTGCTGGAGGGTGACAGCGGCAAAAAGGCTGATACCATAAGACACATGACGGGAACAGGGCTGCAGGTAGTGGTGCTGAACTACGAAAGCACCTGGCGGCTGGAGGAGGAATTGCGGAAATGGAAGCCGGACGTAATAGTGTGCGATGAATCCAGTCGCATCAAAAACCCCAACGCCAAGCAGTCAAAAGCTCTGCACCGGTTAGCTAAGCAGGCCAAGTACCGGCTAATTTTGACGGGGACTCCAATTCAGAATAACCCGCTGGACTTCTTCAGCCAGTACAAGGTGCTGGATGAGAGCATTTTTGGCCCAAGCTATTATGCTTTTCGTTCCAGGTATGCCACCATGGGCGGCTATGGCAACCATCAGATTGTCGGGTATAAAAACCTGCCGGAACTGGTACAGAAGGCGCACTCGGTGGCTTACCGGGTAACCAAGGAAGAAGCGCTGGATTTGCCGGAGATGGTGGATGAAACAAGGTATGTGACCCTTGACCCGCAGGGCATGAAAATTTACGAAAGCTTAGAGGCAGCCTGTTATGCAGAACTGCTGAAGGGCGAGGTGGTTGTTAGGAACATCCTCACGCAACTATTACGCTTGCAGCAGGTGACGGGCGGCTTTATCCGGGATGATGAAGGCGGCCCGGTGCAGCAGGTGTCAAAGGCAAAGCTTATGGCTCTCGAGGAAATCATCGAGGATGTGCTGGGTGAGGGCAACAAGCTGGTCATTTTTGCAAGGTTCGTGCCGGAGATCGAGGCTATATGCAAGCTTCTTGAAGGAAAGGGCATCAAGCATTCGGTGATATCCGGCGAGGTTAAGAACCGGTCAGAGCAGGTGCAGCATTTTCAGACAAATCCGGAAGTTAGGGTGTTTGTGGGACAGATACAGACAACTGGGCTTGGCTTGACACTAACAGCGGCAAGTACGGCGGTGTTTTACAGCCTGGACTTCAACTATGCAAACTACTCCCAGGCCCGAGCCCGCATCCACAGAATCGGACAGCGCAACATCTGTACATATATTCATCTGGTCGCTAAGGGCACGATTGATGAAAAGGTTTTAAAAGCCCTGCAGCGCAAGGAAGACGTGGCAAAGCTGCTGGTCGATAACTGGCGCACTTTTTTCAGGAGGTAA
- a CDS encoding helix-turn-helix domain-containing protein has translation MFINDKKVKEKIMIIGWSQNELARRMQLPKGTLSNVLLGRRGAGRKVISGLLRVFPEERLEDLVYMEGRKEQHACNL, from the coding sequence TTGTTTATAAATGATAAGAAAGTCAAAGAAAAAATTATGATTATTGGCTGGTCACAGAACGAACTTGCCAGACGCATGCAACTGCCAAAGGGGACTCTCAGTAATGTCCTCTTAGGCAGGCGTGGTGCAGGCCGAAAAGTCATTTCAGGACTGCTTCGGGTGTTTCCGGAGGAAAGGCTAGAAGACCTTGTCTATATGGAAGGGCGGAAGGAACAACATGCATGCAATTTATGA